In Clostridium sp. DL-VIII, the following proteins share a genomic window:
- a CDS encoding metallophosphoesterase yields MALYTISDLHLGFNVEKPMDVFGDRWKDHCDKIKKNWLNKITGEDMVLIAGDISWSLKEQDSKYDLDWINELPGKKIISKGNHDYWWGSISKLNKMYENTKFIQNNFYFYEDYAICGTRGWVCPSGDKYTDKDEKIYKREQIRLKLSLEEAKRNEFEKIIVMLHYPPTNEKFEESEFTKIIKEYSVQKVIYGHLHGPVLSGKVLDGYLDGVEYILTSADYLDFNPKRIL; encoded by the coding sequence ATGGCACTTTATACTATTTCAGATTTGCATTTAGGCTTTAATGTTGAAAAGCCAATGGATGTCTTTGGTGATAGGTGGAAAGATCATTGTGACAAAATAAAAAAAAATTGGCTTAATAAGATAACTGGAGAAGATATGGTGCTTATAGCTGGAGATATATCCTGGTCATTAAAGGAACAGGACAGTAAATATGATTTAGATTGGATTAATGAACTGCCAGGTAAAAAGATTATTAGCAAAGGTAATCATGATTATTGGTGGGGAAGTATTTCTAAGTTAAATAAAATGTATGAAAATACTAAGTTTATTCAAAATAATTTTTACTTTTATGAGGATTATGCAATATGTGGGACTAGAGGATGGGTATGCCCTAGTGGAGATAAATACACTGATAAAGATGAAAAGATATATAAGAGAGAACAAATAAGATTAAAACTTTCTCTTGAGGAAGCTAAACGTAATGAATTCGAAAAAATTATAGTTATGCTTCATTATCCTCCTACAAATGAGAAATTTGAGGAATCTGAATTTACGAAGATAATAAAAGAATATAGTGTACAAAAAGTCATATATGGGCATTTACATGGACCTGTATTATCAGGGAAGGTGTTAGATGGATATTTAGATGGAGTTGAATATATATTAACTTCAGCAGATTATCTCGATTTTAATCCGAAAAGAATACTTTAA
- a CDS encoding DUF2225 domain-containing protein, whose amino-acid sequence MNDTDILNHLFDKQILCPVCNSHFKTKTVKSKSPRVISKDSDFFVRYLAVNPYFYDVIICNSCGYAAMRSDFEKLKSHKKELVLSNVTPKWKPREYPDILDEKLAIERFKLALLNSVLINLPDSTKAMISLKIAWMYRLLNDVDLEKVFLRQALEGFNNAYIHELFPIYGLQRDSLMYLLGELNRKLGNDHDALLWFSKTIVSVNSSSRVKDMARTGKDLIKATDL is encoded by the coding sequence ATGAATGATACTGACATATTAAACCACTTATTTGACAAACAAATACTTTGTCCTGTTTGTAATTCACATTTCAAGACAAAAACTGTTAAATCTAAGTCACCGCGAGTTATTTCCAAAGATTCAGATTTTTTTGTACGATATCTAGCAGTAAATCCATATTTTTATGATGTTATTATCTGTAATTCTTGCGGTTATGCTGCAATGCGGTCAGATTTTGAAAAGCTCAAATCCCACAAAAAGGAGCTTGTTTTAAGCAATGTAACTCCGAAATGGAAGCCAAGAGAATACCCTGATATTTTAGATGAAAAATTAGCAATTGAACGTTTCAAATTAGCTTTACTAAATTCAGTGCTCATCAATCTTCCTGATAGCACTAAAGCTATGATTTCACTGAAAATTGCTTGGATGTATAGATTGTTAAATGATGTAGACTTAGAAAAAGTTTTTCTTAGACAAGCTCTTGAAGGCTTTAATAATGCTTATATACATGAGCTTTTTCCTATATATGGACTACAAAGAGATTCTCTAATGTATTTACTTGGTGAATTAAATCGAAAATTAGGAAATGACCATGATGCACTATTGTGGTTTTCAAAAACTATCGTAAGCGTAAATTCTTCATCTAGAGTTAAAGATATGGCTCGTACTGGTAAGGATTTAATTAAAGCTACAGATCTTTAA
- a CDS encoding methyl-accepting chemotaxis protein → MGFFKNNTSTNLDVNLTQPSKNQDSNVNTNQRDLSNEISSLKNKTDQVDSSIKSIISSASSLVSYTESQNKELKNAKDMLSNFRSNMEDLAINITNVHIKVLDTDKLADTGLNSINNLDLSLADLEDAFTVSTSTVNALVSKLESVNSITDSISQIAAQTNLLSLNAAIEAARAGEAGKGFSVVAGEVRKLAENSKLAVQSITSILEEIKVDILKASSAMNSGNSALSTQHNSLEGAKNSFSDIKTSIDDATQEITTCIENLTTASEDKDNVISLVDNISTVFEEHESLSKEIASDLHSQDNSLKEISNSLGKLL, encoded by the coding sequence ATGGGATTTTTTAAAAATAACACTTCAACAAATTTAGATGTTAACCTTACACAACCTTCTAAAAATCAAGATAGCAATGTTAATACAAATCAGAGAGATCTAAGCAATGAAATTAGTAGCCTAAAGAATAAAACTGACCAAGTAGATTCTTCTATTAAAAGCATTATTTCTTCTGCTTCTTCATTAGTATCTTATACTGAGTCCCAAAATAAAGAACTTAAGAATGCTAAAGACATGCTGTCTAACTTTAGATCAAATATGGAAGATTTAGCGATTAATATTACTAATGTTCATATTAAAGTATTAGATACTGATAAACTGGCTGATACAGGTTTAAATTCTATTAATAACTTAGATTTATCATTGGCTGATTTAGAAGATGCCTTTACAGTATCAACTTCAACAGTAAACGCTTTAGTATCAAAATTAGAATCTGTAAACAGTATTACTGACTCAATAAGTCAAATAGCAGCTCAAACTAATCTCTTATCTCTAAACGCAGCTATAGAAGCAGCCAGAGCTGGTGAAGCCGGAAAAGGATTTTCTGTGGTTGCAGGAGAAGTTAGAAAGTTAGCTGAAAATTCAAAACTTGCTGTTCAAAGTATAACAAGTATATTAGAAGAAATTAAAGTAGATATTTTAAAAGCATCCAGTGCAATGAATTCTGGTAATTCAGCTTTAAGCACTCAACATAATTCTCTAGAAGGAGCTAAAAATAGTTTTTCCGATATAAAAACTTCTATTGATGATGCTACTCAAGAAATTACTACTTGTATAGAAAACTTAACTACTGCTTCCGAAGATAAGGATAATGTAATCTCTTTAGTAGATAATATTAGCACGGTCTTTGAAGAACATGAAAGCTTATCAAAAGAAATTGCTTCAGATCTTCATAGTCAAGATAATTCTTTAAAGGAAATCAGTAACTCACTCGGAAAATTATTGTAA
- a CDS encoding EscU/YscU/HrcU family type III secretion system export apparatus switch protein codes for MNQRKKAAALKYEFNSDAPIVTAAGMGYIADKIIEKASENEVPIVYNKELTDLLCNVDVGDEIPTELYEAVAHVIAFITDLDKKR; via the coding sequence ATGAATCAAAGGAAAAAAGCAGCAGCATTAAAATATGAATTTAATAGTGATGCTCCAATAGTTACAGCAGCTGGAATGGGATATATTGCAGATAAAATAATAGAGAAGGCTTCAGAAAATGAAGTACCAATAGTGTACAATAAAGAATTAACGGATTTATTATGTAATGTAGATGTTGGAGATGAAATTCCTACTGAGCTATATGAGGCTGTAGCGCATGTAATAGCTTTTATTACTGATTTAGATAAGAAAAGATAA